DNA from Bradyrhizobium japonicum USDA 6:
AGTTGGGACAGGCGTTGGCACGCGAGCTCGGTGTCCCGCTGCGGCTCGACTGGATCATCACGCAGTATCAAATGCGCAGCGCCAATTGTGACATTCTCCTGGATGTCATCGCCGATCGCGAAGCGCAAGGCGAAACCCGCTTGAGGATATCCAAACCGTACTATCGCACGGGCGTCGCGCTCGCGGTGCCGTCATCCAGCGCGCTCACATCGTTCAAGAGCCTCAGCGAGCATACCAAGGTGGGCGTGCAGGTCGGCTCTATCGCCGCCATGATCATCGGTCAGCGGCACGTGCCCACATCGACCTTCGGCTTCGAGACCGACAGCCTCGACGCCGTATCAAACCATGAGATCGATGCGGCTGCGGTCACGCCCACCGCGGCGCACTATTTCAATCTGACGCATCCCGACAAGGCGCTCCGGATCCTGGATCGCGACGAGGGCGTGGCCGACCTCAACTGGAATGTCGCCGTCGGCATGGTCCGCCCGGATGATGCGTTGCGCGAGGCGATCGACGGGGCGCTGCAACGGCTGCGCAACGACGGCACGATCGATCGGATATATCGCCGTTACGGTATCGTCCTCGAGGCGCCGAGATAGCCGTGCGTCTCGGCCCCGGCAGCCCAAAGGGCTCGATCAATCGAGGCGTGGCACTCAGCAGGCGCAATGTCCTGCAATGTCTGGCCGCCGGAATGGCAATGGGAGCGGCTTCGGTATCCGCGAGCGAGAAACGCAAGATCGGTCTCCAACTCTATACGCTCCGCGACCTCCTAAAGAACGACTTTGAGGGCACCCTGCGCAACGTTGCTCGCTTCGGCTATAGCGAGGTGGAGTTCGCCGGCATTCTCGGCCCTGACGTGAGGCGCACCGGCGAGCTTTTGCGCAGCCTCGGTCTCGGCGCGCCGTCGTTGCATCTCGAATATGGCAACCTGCGGGACAAGACCGGATCGTCGTTCGACCTCGCCCATTCGCTTGGCAGCCGGTTTGTCGTCTGTCCATGGCTTGATCCACCGCAGCGACAGACAATCGATGACTGGAAGCGGATTTGCGACGAGTTGAACAGGATCGGTGAACTGGCGGCGCGCGCGGGGTTGACGCTCGCCTATCACAATCATGATTTCGAGTTCGCAGACCTCACTGGCGGCATCCTGCCATACGACGTTCTGCTCAGCCGCACGGACGAGCGCTTCGTCAAGTTCGAGCTCGATGTCTACTGGGCAGCCAGGGGCAATCTCAACTCCGCGCGTGTTCTGAGGGCGCATCCATCGCGATTTCGCCTGCTTCATCTCAAGGACATGGCGACGGATGGATCAACCACCGAGTTGGGGCGCGGCACGATCGATTTCGCCGGGATACTCGACGCTGCGTTTGAGAGCGGCGTACAGCATGTGTTCGTAGAGCAGGACATTTCCGCCGAGCCCTTGCGAAGCATAGAGATCAGCATCGCTTTCCTTCGCCGCCAACCGCATTTTGCGCAGGGCAGATGATGCTGCCGTCCCGGCCCGGAGCCGGGACGACAATGCCTCGACCGTTCGCTACGCTGCCGCCTTCTTCCGCGCCTGCTCGGCCTTGTACAGCTCGAACTCTTCGGCGATCGCCTTCGCGACCGACGGCCGCTGGCGCAGGCGGTCGTGGTACGCCTTCACGTTCGGCCATTTGGCCAGCTCGATCGGCGGGGTCGCCATGGTCCAGTTGATGACCGTGACGAGATAGGCGTCGGCCACGCTGAAATGGTCAAGCAGGAAGTCGCGCCCCTTCAGGTAATTGTCGAGATAGTCGAGCCGCGACAGGTTCTTCTCCAGCGCATAAGCCTTGGTTTCCTGCGGCGCCTTGCGGTCGAGCAGGGGGATGAAGAGGCCTTTGTGCAGCTCGGTGCCGATGAAGCAGAGCCATTGATGCAGCCGCGTGCGATCGATGCCGGCTGCGGCGCCGAGCCCGGATTGCGGAAAACGGTCGGCGACATATTGCAGGATCGCCGCGTTCTCGGTCAGCACCACGCCCTCGTCGGTGCGCAGCGTCGGCACCAGGCCGATCGGGTTGATCGTGCGGAAATCGGTGCCGTCGTTGAGCACCTTCTTGGTCGGCGGATCGACTTCGAGATAATTCGCTTCGGCGCCGGCTTCGTACAGCGCGACGCGAGTCGCCATCGAACAGGCGAGCGGCGAGAAATAAAGATCCATCTTGGGCCTCCTTGGGCAATTCCTCGGTGTGACTCTTGGCGTGTCGCTCAACCTGGCCAGATTGATTTTTGTACTGTCTTGCATAGAATGGGTGCGGTCAAGGATTAATTTGCGAGATGGTACAAAAATCGAAACCGCCAGCTGCTGCCAATCCGCCGAAGCGCCGCGGTCGACCGCGCGCCTACGAGCCCGAAGTCGCGCTCGGAAAGGCGCTCGACCTGTTCCGCCGGCAGGGCTTTGCCGCGACGTCGCTGGACGATCTCAGCGAAGCGACCGGCATGAACCGGCCGAGCCTCTACGGCGCTTTCGGCGACAAGCGCGAGCTCTACATCAAGAGCTACCAGCGCTACCGCGAGGAGGCGCGCGCGGCGATGGTCGAGATCTTTCGCCAGGAGATGCCGGTGCGCCAGCGGCTCGAGCGCATCTTCGCGTCCGCGCTGAACATCTATCTCTCCGGCGAGACCGGTCCGCGCGGCTGCTTCACGGTGGTGACCGCGGCGTCCGAAGCCGTCGGCGATCCCGAGATCCGTGCCATGGTGCTGGATGGACTGACCGAGCTCGACAAGGCCTTTGCCAGTTGCTTTCGCCGCGCCAAGGAGAAGGGCGAGCTGCCCGCGAGCGCCGACCCGGCCGCGCTGGCGCAGCTCGCCTCCGCAACCGTGCATTCGATCGCCATCCGCTCCCGCGCGCGCGTGTCGCGCAAGGATCTCGAGGCGATCGTGAAGGGGGCGATTGACGTGATGGTGGGGGCCAAGCCCTAGCTGTCGTCCCCGCGTTCGCGGGGACGACACCGGGGGTGAGGCGAGATCGTGGCCTCGCTACGCCGCGCGAATATGTGCGAGGAAGCGGTCCACCTCGTCCCGCAGCCGCTGCGACTGCTTCGACAGCTCGATCGCCGAGCCCAGCACTTCCTCGGCCGCCGTACCGGTCGCGGCGATGCCGGCGGTGACGCCGGAGATGTTTTGCGAGACCTCGCCGGTGCGGGCGGCCGCCTGCTGGACGTTCTGTGCGATTTCCTGCGTTGCCGTGCCCTGCTGGCCGACGGCCGCGGCGATCGCGGCCGAAATCTCGTCGACCTGCTGGATTGTCGCGCAAATGGACTGGATGCCGTCTACTGCGCCTGTCGTCTCGCCCTGCACCGCCGTCACCTGCGCGCCGATCTCCTCGGTCGCCTTCGCGGTCTGGGTTGCGAGCGCCTTCACCTCGGAAGCAACCACAGCAAAACCGCGCCCGGCTTCGCCGGCGCGCGCCGCCTCGATCGTCGCGTTGAGCGCGAGCAGATTGGTCTGCCCCGCGATGCCATTGATGAAGGAGACGACGTCGCCGATCTTCTGCGCGGCGTCTGCGAGGCTCTGGACCCGCGCGTTTGACTGCCGGCCGTCGCTTGCGGCCCTGCCGACGACTTCGGTCGCGTGGGCGAGGCGGCGGCTGATCTCGGTCATCGACGAGGACAATTCCTCCGCGGCGGCCGCGACCGTCTGCACGTTCTCCGAGGCCAGCGCCGAGGCCGACGACACCGCGCGGGTCTGCTGCCGCGATCGTTCGACGATGCCGGACATCGAGCGCGCGGTGTGCTCCATCTCGACCGCGGCCGCGGACACCGTGGTGACGACCTCACGGATGCTGGCCTCGAAATTGTCGGCCAGCGCGGCGAAGGCGCGGCGCTTCTCCGCTTCGGACCGCGCCTGGATGTCGGCTTGCTCCGCCTGAAGCTTGTTGAAGTTGACCGCATTGTCGCGGAACACCGCCACCGCCCTCACCATGGCGCCGACCTCGTCATTCGCCCTGGTGGCGGGAACGGCGACGTCGAGCCGGCCGTCGGCGAGCTCGCGCATCACCGATGTGATCGAGAGAATCGGGCGCGAGATGCTACGCGCGATGAGATAGCCGACGAGCGCCGCCAGCACGAGGCCGAGCGCGGCAATTCCGATCGCCAGCAGCCAGGCGCGGTCGGCGGAGGCCTCGTAATCGGCGTTGTCCATCACCAGTTCGACCGCGCCCAGCGGCTTTCCGGAAAAGTCCTTGATCGGTCCGAGCAGCGCGGCGACCGGCGTGTTGTCGAGCCGGGCCTGCCGCACGGTGAATCCGTCGCCGGCAGCGCGGCTGTAGTCAGCCGCATCGAAGAAGCTCCTGCCCTTCAGCGTGCCGCCGAACAGCTTGAAGCCCGCGCCGTCGGCGAGATGGAAGGCGACGTCGACATGGCGGCTGGCCTTGAAATCGTCGAGGAAGGGCTGGCCGAAGGTCAGGCCGAATTCGACCGTGCCGAGATGCTTAGCCCCTTGCGCGATCGGCACCACGCCGCGGATGCCGAGCCCGGCCACGCCACCTTCCAGACCGACCACGACCTTGTGGTCCTGGTTAGCAACGACGACGGTCTTGCGGAAGCCCGAGAGGTCGTCGCCGAACTTGGCCGGCTGGTGGACCCGCAGGTAGGAGGTCGCCGGCGGCACGTGGAACTGGAATTGATCGACGCCGTAGTCCGATTTGATGGCGGCGAATACCGGTCCGAACAGGCGCACCAGCGCCTCCCGGTCCTGCTTTGCCATCGCCTCCTGGGTCGCCGGCATCGCCGCCACCACGGCGCTCATCGCGGCGGCGCGGTGCGATTCCTCGGCGATGCGCGACTGCAAGGCATCGTAATGGCTGCGCAGCTCCCGCTGGTCGGCCCGGTCGATGATCCCGGCGATGATCCACATCGCTCCGAGCACTGCAAACAGCGCGGTCGCCGCCGCAGTCACCGCCAGCGCAACCGTGATCCGCATCCTGAGGCCGAGCGATGCCCGCATGTCCGACTCGTTGTTTGAGCGTTGGTTAACAACGCCTATCAACTTCTCGCTAAGAGAGGGTGAACGAGGACGGGACGACAACCGAGGGTGAAGAGCCCTAATACCCCCGTGCGCGGTCCACCACGTTCTCCAGCGCACCGCCGGCCTCGAACTTTGCGATTTGCTCGGCGACATAGGCCGAGATTGCATCCGCATCGGTGTCGGCCGCGTTGTGCGGCGTCAGCACCACCTTCGGATGGGTCCAGAACCGGCTGTCGGCCGGCTGCGGCTCCTGCACGAAGACGTCGAGCGAGACCGCGCCCAGCGTGCCGTCGTCGAGGCAGGCCAGGATGTCGGCTTCGTTCTGCAGTCCGCCGCGGCCGGCATTGATCAGCACGGGCGCGCCGAGCGGGCTGTTGCGATTGAGCTTGGCGAAGACCTCGCGGTTGAGGATGCCGTGCGTATCGGGCGTCAACGGCAGCAGTGACACCAGGATGTCGGTCTTGCGCAGGAACGCATCCATGCCCGCGGTGCCGTGGAAGCACTCGACGCCCTCGATCGTGCGCGGGCTGCGGCTCCAGCCGGCAACGCGGAAACCGAGCCGGCGCAGCACGTCGGCGGCATCGGCACCCAGCGTGCCAAGCCCCATCACGCCGACGGTGACGGCGCTCGCCGGCCATTGATATTGCGGCTCCCAGCGTTTCGCGCGCTGCGAGTCCCGCAGGTACAGCTCCTGGCGGTGGTGCATCAGCACGTGCAGCACGACATATTCGGTCATGCGATTGGTGAGATCAGGCACGGCGACGCGCACCAGCGGCACGTCGGGCAGGCTCCTGTCGGCCATCAGCGCGTCGACGCCGGCGCCCAGATTGAAGATCGCACGCAGATTGGGGAAAGAGCCGAGGTCGCCCGGCACCGGCTTCCACACCGCGGCATAGTGCACCTCGGCCGGATCGAGCCCGGCGTCGGGCAGCAGCACCACGCGGCGGCCGCCGCAGACCGCGTCGAACCGGGCCTTCCAGCGCTCCGGCAGCCAGTTCTGCTGCGTGCTGTTGATCAGGACGGCCAGTGTGCCCATGCTCATTCGAAGTGCCTCGTCGGTTCCGCTTTGAAAACCCTCCTTGGCACGATCCGACGGATTTTTCTCGCAAATTTTTTCCGCAGTCCTGTCGGGGCGGGGCATATTGGATCGTCTTGAAAACAAGCGTTCAGGAAGGTGCTGCCCATGCTTTATGCGATCCTCTGCTATCACGACGAGGACTTCGTCGGCTCCTGGAGCAAGGACCAGGACGAGGCCGTGATGAAGAAGCTCGCCGTGGTGCAGGACAAGCTCACACAGCAGGGCCGGCTGGGTCCGGTGGCGCGGCTGCTGCCGACCACGGCGGCGGCGACGCTGCGCAAGGAAGACCCGCCGCTGGTGCTCGACGGCCCCTATGCCGAGACCAAGGAGCAATTGCTCGGCTTCTACATCGTGGATTGCAAGAATCTCGACGAGGCGCTCGACGTGGCGCGCGACCTCGGCGCGGCCAATCCCGGCGGCGCCTATGAGGTGCGCCCCGTCGGCGTATTCCGGCCCGGAGGAATTTCGGCGTGAGTGACACCGACACCGCCTGGATCGAGACCGCGCTGACCTCGGCGCGACCCCAGGCGGTCGGCGCGCTGCTGCGCTATTTCCGCGATCTCGACACCGCCGAAGAGGCCTTCCAGAACGCGTGCCTGCGCGCGCTCAAGACCTGGCCGCAGAACGGGCCGCCGCGCGATCCCGCGGCCTGGCTGATCATGGTCGGCCGCAACGTCGCCATCGACGAGGTCCGCCGCGCCCGCAAGCAGCAGCCGCTGCCGGACGATGACCAGGCCATCTCCGATCTCGACGACGCCGAGGGCGCGCTCGCCGAGCGGCTCGACGGCTCGCACTACCGCGACGACATCCTGCGGCTGATGTTCATCTGCTGCCATCCGCAGCTGCCGGCGACCCAGCAGATCGCGCTGGCGCTGCGCATCGTCTCCGGCCTCACCGTGAAGCAGATCGCGCGCGCCTTCCTGGTCTCGGAAGCCGCGATGGAGCAGCGCATCACCCGCGCCAAGGCGAAGGTCGCCGAGGCCGGGGCGCCGTTCGAAACGCCCGGCGCGGTCGAACGCTCCGAGCGGCTCGCCGGCGTTGCCGCAATGATCTACCTGATCTTCAACGAAGGCTATTCGGCCAGCGGCGACACGGCGGAGATCCGAAAGCCGCTCTGCGAGGAAGCGATCCGGCTGGCGCGGTTGCTGCTGCGGCTGTTCCAGAGCGAGCCGGAGATCATGGGGCTCGCGGCGCTGCTGCTGTTGCAGCATGCGCGCAGCGCCGCGCGCTTTGCCGCGGACGGCGCGGTGATCCTGCTCGACGACCAGGATCGTACGTTGTGGAACGGCAACATGATCGCGGAAGGCCTCGCGCTGATCGACAAGGCGATGCGCCATCGCCGCAGCGGCCCCTATCAGGTCCAGGCCGCGATCGCCGCGCTGCATGCGCGCGCGTCGACGCCCGAGGAAACCGACTGGACGCAGATCGACCTGCTCTACGGCGCGCTCGAACTGATGCAGCCGTCGCCGGTGGTGACGCTCAACCGCGCGGTTGCGGTCTCCAAGGTGCGCGGGCCGCAAGCGGCGCTCGAGCTGATCGAGCCGCTGGCGCCGAAACTCGCCAACTACTTTCATTTCCACGGCGTGCGTGGTGCCTTCCTGATGCAGCTCGGCCGTAACGACGAAGCCCGCATCGCCTTCGACCGCGCCATCGCGCTCGCCAATACTTCGGCGGAAGCCGCCCATATCCGCATGCACATTGATCGCCTGATCCGGGACAGCCAGCCGAAAGGCGGTAACGGGAGCGCCAGGCAGGGCGCAAAGGCAAAGTGACGGCCAAAATTTCGTCCCGCCGATTGTCGGCTCCCGCCGTTCCCCTTCGTCTTAATCCCATATCCAGGGAGTCCAATCATGCTGAAAGCCATTGCCATCATCGCCGTCGTGCTCGCCGTCGGCATAGCCGCGGTCCTCGTCTTCGCATTGACAAAACCCGATACGTTCCGTGTCGAGCGCTCGCTCGCCGTGAAGGCGCCGGCCGATGCGATTTATCCACACGTTGCCGATTTCCATTTCTGGATGAGCTGGTCGCCCTATGAGGATCGCGACCCCGCCATGAAGCGTACCTTCGGCAGAACCGCGTCAGGCAAGGGCGCGACCTATGCCTGGGACGGCAACAACAATGTCGGCGCCGGGCATATGGAGATCCTCGAGGCGAGCACGCCGTCGAAGCTTCGCATCAAGCTCGATTTCGAGCGCCCGTTCGAAGGCCATAACACCGCCGAGTTCACCTTTGTGCCGCAAGGCGATGCCACACTGGTCACATGGGCGATGTACGGTCCGGCGCCGTTCATGTCCAAGGTGATGCAGGTGTTCATCAACATGGACAACATGATCGGCAAGGACTTCGAGGCCGGCCTCGCCAGCCTGAAGAAGCTCACCGAGAAGTAACCAGGCTTGCTGCCCAAGGCGCAGCTGAGGAGCTGCCAAGAAACTGCAAGAAACTGCAAGGAACTGCCAGGGAATCGACAAGAAAACGAAGAGAAGAGGAGAGAAACGATGATCAATGCCTATCTGTTCTATCAGGACACCTGCGAAGCGGCGTTCAACTTCTACGCCAAGATTCTGGGCGGCAAGATCGACGCCATGATGCGCTCATCGGAAGCACCGCCGGACATGCCCGCCGCGCCCGGCCGCGAGAAGATGATCATGCATGCGCGGATGTCGCTGCCCGACGGCAGTGTGCTGATGGCCTCCGAC
Protein-coding regions in this window:
- a CDS encoding substrate-binding periplasmic protein; protein product: MKAIVLVIVGAAIGLSGPAQARTLDAIRASGALGLCAHPNSLPFARKGGDPPGFQVELGQALARELGVPLRLDWIITQYQMRSANCDILLDVIADREAQGETRLRISKPYYRTGVALAVPSSSALTSFKSLSEHTKVGVQVGSIAAMIIGQRHVPTSTFGFETDSLDAVSNHEIDAAAVTPTAAHYFNLTHPDKALRILDRDEGVADLNWNVAVGMVRPDDALREAIDGALQRLRNDGTIDRIYRRYGIVLEAPR
- a CDS encoding sugar phosphate isomerase/epimerase family protein, yielding MRLGPGSPKGSINRGVALSRRNVLQCLAAGMAMGAASVSASEKRKIGLQLYTLRDLLKNDFEGTLRNVARFGYSEVEFAGILGPDVRRTGELLRSLGLGAPSLHLEYGNLRDKTGSSFDLAHSLGSRFVVCPWLDPPQRQTIDDWKRICDELNRIGELAARAGLTLAYHNHDFEFADLTGGILPYDVLLSRTDERFVKFELDVYWAARGNLNSARVLRAHPSRFRLLHLKDMATDGSTTELGRGTIDFAGILDAAFESGVQHVFVEQDISAEPLRSIEISIAFLRRQPHFAQGR
- a CDS encoding glutathione binding-like protein, producing the protein MDLYFSPLACSMATRVALYEAGAEANYLEVDPPTKKVLNDGTDFRTINPIGLVPTLRTDEGVVLTENAAILQYVADRFPQSGLGAAAGIDRTRLHQWLCFIGTELHKGLFIPLLDRKAPQETKAYALEKNLSRLDYLDNYLKGRDFLLDHFSVADAYLVTVINWTMATPPIELAKWPNVKAYHDRLRQRPSVAKAIAEEFELYKAEQARKKAAA
- a CDS encoding TetR/AcrR family transcriptional regulator — protein: MVQKSKPPAAANPPKRRGRPRAYEPEVALGKALDLFRRQGFAATSLDDLSEATGMNRPSLYGAFGDKRELYIKSYQRYREEARAAMVEIFRQEMPVRQRLERIFASALNIYLSGETGPRGCFTVVTAASEAVGDPEIRAMVLDGLTELDKAFASCFRRAKEKGELPASADPAALAQLASATVHSIAIRSRARVSRKDLEAIVKGAIDVMVGAKP
- a CDS encoding methyl-accepting chemotaxis protein, which encodes MRASLGLRMRITVALAVTAAATALFAVLGAMWIIAGIIDRADQRELRSHYDALQSRIAEESHRAAAMSAVVAAMPATQEAMAKQDREALVRLFGPVFAAIKSDYGVDQFQFHVPPATSYLRVHQPAKFGDDLSGFRKTVVVANQDHKVVVGLEGGVAGLGIRGVVPIAQGAKHLGTVEFGLTFGQPFLDDFKASRHVDVAFHLADGAGFKLFGGTLKGRSFFDAADYSRAAGDGFTVRQARLDNTPVAALLGPIKDFSGKPLGAVELVMDNADYEASADRAWLLAIGIAALGLVLAALVGYLIARSISRPILSITSVMRELADGRLDVAVPATRANDEVGAMVRAVAVFRDNAVNFNKLQAEQADIQARSEAEKRRAFAALADNFEASIREVVTTVSAAAVEMEHTARSMSGIVERSRQQTRAVSSASALASENVQTVAAAAEELSSSMTEISRRLAHATEVVGRAASDGRQSNARVQSLADAAQKIGDVVSFINGIAGQTNLLALNATIEAARAGEAGRGFAVVASEVKALATQTAKATEEIGAQVTAVQGETTGAVDGIQSICATIQQVDEISAAIAAAVGQQGTATQEIAQNVQQAAARTGEVSQNISGVTAGIAATGTAAEEVLGSAIELSKQSQRLRDEVDRFLAHIRAA
- a CDS encoding 2-hydroxyacid dehydrogenase, translated to MSMGTLAVLINSTQQNWLPERWKARFDAVCGGRRVVLLPDAGLDPAEVHYAAVWKPVPGDLGSFPNLRAIFNLGAGVDALMADRSLPDVPLVRVAVPDLTNRMTEYVVLHVLMHHRQELYLRDSQRAKRWEPQYQWPASAVTVGVMGLGTLGADAADVLRRLGFRVAGWSRSPRTIEGVECFHGTAGMDAFLRKTDILVSLLPLTPDTHGILNREVFAKLNRNSPLGAPVLINAGRGGLQNEADILACLDDGTLGAVSLDVFVQEPQPADSRFWTHPKVVLTPHNAADTDADAISAYVAEQIAKFEAGGALENVVDRARGY
- a CDS encoding YciI family protein, which produces MLYAILCYHDEDFVGSWSKDQDEAVMKKLAVVQDKLTQQGRLGPVARLLPTTAAATLRKEDPPLVLDGPYAETKEQLLGFYIVDCKNLDEALDVARDLGAANPGGAYEVRPVGVFRPGGISA
- a CDS encoding RNA polymerase sigma factor, translating into MSDTDTAWIETALTSARPQAVGALLRYFRDLDTAEEAFQNACLRALKTWPQNGPPRDPAAWLIMVGRNVAIDEVRRARKQQPLPDDDQAISDLDDAEGALAERLDGSHYRDDILRLMFICCHPQLPATQQIALALRIVSGLTVKQIARAFLVSEAAMEQRITRAKAKVAEAGAPFETPGAVERSERLAGVAAMIYLIFNEGYSASGDTAEIRKPLCEEAIRLARLLLRLFQSEPEIMGLAALLLLQHARSAARFAADGAVILLDDQDRTLWNGNMIAEGLALIDKAMRHRRSGPYQVQAAIAALHARASTPEETDWTQIDLLYGALELMQPSPVVTLNRAVAVSKVRGPQAALELIEPLAPKLANYFHFHGVRGAFLMQLGRNDEARIAFDRAIALANTSAEAAHIRMHIDRLIRDSQPKGGNGSARQGAKAK
- a CDS encoding SRPBCC family protein, translated to MLKAIAIIAVVLAVGIAAVLVFALTKPDTFRVERSLAVKAPADAIYPHVADFHFWMSWSPYEDRDPAMKRTFGRTASGKGATYAWDGNNNVGAGHMEILEASTPSKLRIKLDFERPFEGHNTAEFTFVPQGDATLVTWAMYGPAPFMSKVMQVFINMDNMIGKDFEAGLASLKKLTEK